Proteins encoded together in one Colius striatus isolate bColStr4 chromosome 3, bColStr4.1.hap1, whole genome shotgun sequence window:
- the FABP2 gene encoding fatty acid-binding protein, intestinal gives MAFNGTWKIDRNENYEKFMEVMGVNLMKRKLGAHDNLKITIQQDGNKFTVNESSTFRTLDTEFTLGVNFEYSLADGTELTGSWNMEGNKLVGKFNRKDNGKLLTAYREIVGDELVQSYIYEGVEAKRVFKRG, from the exons ATGGCATTTAATGGTACCTGGAAAAtagacagaaatgaaaactatGAAAAATTCATGGAGGTGATGG GTGTTAACTTGATGAAAAGAAAGTTAGGAGCCCACGATAATCTGAAGATCACTATTCAACAAGATGGAAACAAATTTACTGTCAATGAGTCAAGCACCTTCCGTACCCTAGATACTGAATTCACTCTGGGAGTCAATTTTGAGTACAGTCTGGCTGATGGGACTGAACTTACT GGTTCCTGGAACATGGAAGGAAATAAACTTGTAGGAAAATTTAATAGAAAAGATAATGGAAAATTACTCACAGCATACAGAGAAATTGTAGGCGATGAACTTGTTCAG AGCTACATATATGAAGGAGTTGAAGCCAAGAGAGTCTTCAAAAGGGGCTAA